GGGAATCACAGTTTTTTGTTCCTGCGAAGGAACCATACAGATTCCGTTTTAAGTTTGCGGGGTGGCGGCAACGTCATCCCGCATTCCCTTTATTTATCCTTTCTCTTTTACCTGCCCGTGCCTGCGGGTTCCTGGGCGTGGAGTATTACCCTATGAGTCTCCTCAAAAAAATCGGATCAGATTACATTGCTGCATACAAAGCCAAAGATAAGGACCGTGTGTCTGTTCTTCGCATGCTCAAAAGCGAGCTGAAGAACAAGCAGGTCGAAACTGGCAACGAACCTTCTGACGCTGAGGTCCTTGACCTTATCACCAAGCAGGTGAAGCAGCGCAAGGAGTCCATTGAGCAGTACAGCAATGCTGGCCGTGAGGAGCTGGCAGAACAGGAAGCTGCTGAGATGGCTCTGCTGAAAGAGTATCTCCCTGAGGCTCTGACTCAGGAAGAACTCGAAAAGGCCATTGACGACACCATTGCTGAGCTTGGTGCAGAAGGTATGAAAGATATGGGCCGCGTTATGGGGCAGATCACTGCTGCATACAAGGGACGCATTGACGGTAAGGTCGCGTCTTCTTTGGTCCGCGCAAAACTGAACGCCTAATTTTCCTCACTCGGAAAATATTTATATGGAATCACGTACATATCAGCTTCTTGAGTTTTCCAAGGTTCTGAATCTTTTTGCAAAATACTGCGTTTCTGAACCTGGTGCCGAACGGGTACGGGCTATTCGTCCGTTTGCCGAACACAAAGATCTCCTGAGCGAACTGGAACTGCTGCGGCAGTGGTTGGCCTGGAGAGGGGAAAATCGCTTTAGAGTTGGTAACTTTTTGTCACTGGACGGGCTGTTTCTGTTTTTGGAACGCCCGTCTGGCGTTCTTGATCTCGACGCTCTCTGGGCGCTTTATGATGTGCTTGGCACAGCAAAAGAGGCACAGGAGCAGATGCAGGATGCAGACGAAGAGCGTTTCCCACGTTTGCTGGAGCTGTCGTCTTTTGTGTGGCCGCAGAAAACATGGGCCGCACTCAAGCGCTGCCTTGGTCGTGATGGAAACATCCGCGACGAGGCTTCTCCAGAACTTTTTTCTGTTCGTCAAGAAATTCGCTCCATTCATAACCGATGCTACAAAAAAGTGCGCACCTACCTCGAAGATGAGGGGCTGTCGCACTTTTTGCAGGATGACTACGTCACGATTTCTTCTGACCGTTATGTCGTTCCACTGAAATCGAACGCAAAAGGTCGGATTCGCGGCATAATTCATGACTATTCCCAAACAGGGGAAACGTGTTATTGTGAACCGCTTTTTCTGGTTGAGCTGAACAATCAGCTTCAGGATTTGAAGCAGGAAGAG
The window above is part of the Desulfobaculum bizertense DSM 18034 genome. Proteins encoded here:
- a CDS encoding GatB/YqeY domain-containing protein; translation: MSLLKKIGSDYIAAYKAKDKDRVSVLRMLKSELKNKQVETGNEPSDAEVLDLITKQVKQRKESIEQYSNAGREELAEQEAAEMALLKEYLPEALTQEELEKAIDDTIAELGAEGMKDMGRVMGQITAAYKGRIDGKVASSLVRAKLNA